GGAGATAGACGTACACCACCCAGTCCCCATCCGCCGTCGCGCTTGGCATCGGCATCACGTAGCCGGTGCTTCCGCCCCATGGGAAGTGGTACGACCCGAACGCCGCCTTCCCCCACCCGAACTGCACCTCGGCCACCGGGAACTCCCTCCCTGACGATACGACGCATGCCGGTCCCCCTTCCTTGGAGTAAATCCTCGCCACCGCCGGCTCTGGGCGGTGCGCCTCTACCCAATCGACCAGCCCCCGGAAGTGTTCCTCAGTGGCTTCCTGCTGCAGCCACGAGTGGACCACCTCCGCCACCTCCGCCACCTCCATCCGCCGTAGCTCCTCCACGCGCAGAGTGCCGTAGGGGATCGACAACACGTTGCCGAAGTAGCTGGACATGACAGTGTCGCGGAGGCGAGCCCGGCCGTCCACCACGATGCCCATGCGGCACCAGTTGTCCCCCGGCGCCGCCGTTATCGCCAGGGCGCGCCAGAGGTAGGCGGTGAACGCCTCGATTTTGGTTCTCCCCTTGGTGGACGACTGCATGCGGTCGATGTCGGCGGCGGCGATGTAGTAGATGCGGTTGATGGCTTCTTCGGAGTGATCAGGTTCGGGGGGCgggagggaggagaaggggaCGTAGAGGTGGTCGAAGGAGTGGTCGACGCGGAGCGGGCTGCGAGGGAACAGGAGGGAGCGACGGAAGGCGGGAAGGCAAGACAGGGGCTTCGATGTGGAGAGCTCCGACCAGGCCACCAAGAACATGTTGGTGGAGCAGGCATCGGCGACGCGGTGGTCGAACGCGCAGGCCAAAACCAGGCTGCCGCACTTGAGCTCCGTCGCCTGTCGTGTCCACCAAAGCTCAAACAGATCATTCAATTACAGAGGATTGGCATGATCGGTAGGTATACGACACCATCTGTTCGACAATATAGGCCACCATTGCCTGCGCCAGTAGAAGAAATAGGCCACGCATGTACCTGAACACATAGAACTCCTCCCTTCTTGGGCGGCACCAGCTTCCCCTCGACGCTCTCGCTGGGGTGGCATAGCCGCAGCGCCCTGAGCTCCACGTCCGCCTGGGCCACGACGAAGTCCACCCCGCGGTTGTTGCAGAGCAACTCCGGCTCGCCCGCCGAGTTCGCCACGACCTCGCCCGCGAAGGGGTAGTACGTCTCGAGCGTTTCCGCTAACGACGCCTTGAGCGAGCAGACCATGGAGGCCAAGGAGGGGTAGTGCTTCCCCCTCGGCTTCTTGTAGCAGAAGAAGACGCCGACGTCCAAGGCCGGTAAGAGCAGGTCCAGGTTCGACAGAGGTAGCCGGTGTTCACCCACCGGCGACGCCGCGGCCACTGTCTCCGTCTCCTTCACTGTTACCGTGTATCCTGTGCTTCTAACCATGTCTGCGTTGCTCTCGTCGTTCACAAAGAGGGTAAGCAGGAGGAAGCAACGTGGGAGTGCTCGAAGAAAAATATGGAGAAGAGGGATTCATTTATAGATCGAGAGGTAAGCTTGGCAAGAGTGTAGCCCCGGTATAAATGACCTGAGCAcatcagaaagaaagaaagagaaagggaAAGCATCTACTACGTTTGATTTCTTGGCCATGCACGCATGCATGACATGCATACATCTTTGGTTGATTAACCACAAGAGAACACAATTGTAGTAAGCATTCATATACTTAATATGCTTCATATTACAAGTTGGAATGTCCCTTTTGGTGGTATTTATACTTATATCAGCAATTGTACTAAACATTCATGCACCTGTATACTTAAAGAACGAAGACTGTAATTTTCATGTTACTTTTAGCTATTACATGCATAGATCAATGATCACCAACTGATGAAAAAGCAGAAACTGGACATGCTGACAGACAATGAAGATGAAAGTGAAAGATTAACCATATGTTTTGAGTGGATGATAAATTGATGGGTTTAGCATTATTGCAATTGGAATATCTTTGCCAGATATTAGCATATTTGTTGGTGCAACCTTTATCAACTCTAGAACAGAGATAATGAGATCTGGGATGTTGTTGTGACAGATCTTTTGGAGAAGGGTGAAGGACCTAATAGATAGCTCAGAATGAAGAGAAGTAGAAGAACAATTAATGTTGTCATCTATCTTCTAACTTCATACCTTTGTAAGAACT
This DNA window, taken from Musa acuminata AAA Group cultivar baxijiao chromosome BXJ3-7, Cavendish_Baxijiao_AAA, whole genome shotgun sequence, encodes the following:
- the LOC103990601 gene encoding coniferyl alcohol acyltransferase-like; this translates as MVRSTGYTVTVKETETVAAASPVGEHRLPLSNLDLLLPALDVGVFFCYKKPRGKHYPSLASMVCSLKASLAETLETYYPFAGEVVANSAGEPELLCNNRGVDFVVAQADVELRALRLCHPSESVEGKLVPPKKGGVLCVQATELKCGSLVLACAFDHRVADACSTNMFLVAWSELSTSKPLSCLPAFRRSLLFPRSPLRVDHSFDHLYVPFSSLPPPEPDHSEEAINRIYYIAAADIDRMQSSTKGRTKIEAFTAYLWRALAITAAPGDNWCRMGIVVDGRARLRDTVMSSYFGNVLSIPYGTLRVEELRRMEVAEVAEVVHSWLQQEATEEHFRGLVDWVEAHRPEPAVARIYSKEGGPACVVSSGREFPVAEVQFGWGKAAFGSYHFPWGGSTGYVMPMPSATADGDWVVYVYLLKKVAEVLEAEQPPVFRTLTSDYYLP